The following coding sequences are from one Thermoproteales archaeon window:
- a CDS encoding CoB--CoM heterodisulfide reductase iron-sulfur subunit B family protein → MKDKKFLLYLGCTIPTKQYAYEISVRAVLPKLGIELVEFERASCCGFPLKGIDRKAWIYMSARVLALARQYKLPILVLCNGCDVSLRETRHFLDKYPELKNEISEMLREEDLELNNNVDIVHTIEILHDVIGIEKIKASIVKPLSNLKIASYPGCHALRPTEIPRPEDAVNPVKIDNIIRALGAETEDYPDKRGCCGATMLPYSPESAIKASAAKIRIMKDYGFDAAVTSCPYCMEMLDVKQDVAKNLLEDEEISLPIFYLTQLVGLSMGLKPEELGLNLNMSPVEDILERLEV, encoded by the coding sequence ATGAAAGATAAAAAGTTTTTACTTTATTTAGGCTGTACTATACCTACTAAACAGTACGCTTATGAAATTTCGGTCAGAGCTGTTTTGCCAAAGCTAGGTATTGAGTTGGTAGAATTCGAGAGAGCTTCCTGCTGCGGATTTCCATTAAAAGGCATCGATAGAAAAGCCTGGATTTACATGTCCGCTAGAGTTTTAGCATTAGCCAGGCAATACAAGCTTCCAATTCTCGTATTATGTAATGGATGCGATGTCTCCCTTAGAGAAACAAGGCATTTCCTTGATAAATATCCTGAGCTTAAAAATGAAATCTCTGAAATGCTTAGAGAAGAAGATTTAGAACTAAACAATAACGTTGACATCGTTCATACAATAGAAATTCTCCACGACGTAATTGGCATTGAGAAAATAAAAGCGTCGATTGTTAAGCCATTGTCTAATCTTAAGATAGCTTCATACCCTGGATGTCACGCGTTGAGACCAACTGAGATACCTAGGCCGGAAGATGCTGTGAACCCTGTTAAAATTGACAATATTATAAGAGCATTAGGTGCAGAGACTGAAGACTATCCCGATAAAAGAGGCTGTTGTGGAGCGACAATGCTACCTTATTCTCCGGAAAGTGCTATAAAAGCAAGTGCAGCGAAAATAAGAATTATGAAAGATTATGGTTTTGATGCCGCAGTAACTTCTTGTCCTTACTGCATGGAAATGCTTGATGTAAAGCAGGATGTTGCAAAAAATCTTTTAGAAGATGAAGAAATATCGCTTCCCATTTTCTACCTTACACAGCTAGTAGGTCTCTCCATGGGATTGAAGCCTGAGGAGCTAGGCCTAAATCTCAACATGAGCCCAGTTGAGGATATTTTAGAGAGGTTAGAGGTGTAA
- a CDS encoding 4Fe-4S dicluster domain-containing protein: MEAPIEMALNVQALSSQLVVKVKKVVGLQQPEYCYQCAKCTSGCTSAKVIPEYKPHLIVALTKLGYIDELLESGIFWACSECWKCSEFCPQEVSPVETIIALKNIACLLGVKPPKAVQEMAKNVIETGYIQNPMEITTKDFELVSRDELGLPKIEKPYKSNEWKKKLSLWFRGVDL; this comes from the coding sequence TTGGAGGCGCCGATAGAAATGGCTTTAAATGTTCAAGCGTTGTCTTCTCAGCTTGTTGTAAAAGTTAAAAAAGTGGTAGGACTTCAGCAACCTGAATATTGCTATCAGTGTGCTAAGTGCACAAGCGGCTGTACGTCAGCTAAAGTCATTCCAGAGTATAAGCCTCATCTGATAGTGGCATTGACAAAACTTGGATATATAGATGAATTACTTGAATCAGGTATTTTTTGGGCTTGCAGCGAGTGTTGGAAATGTAGCGAATTTTGTCCACAGGAAGTATCGCCGGTCGAAACCATCATTGCCTTAAAAAATATAGCTTGCTTGCTAGGCGTAAAACCTCCAAAAGCTGTTCAGGAAATGGCCAAGAATGTTATAGAAACAGGTTATATTCAAAATCCTATGGAGATTACAACGAAAGATTTCGAGCTCGTATCGCGCGATGAGCTCGGTCTTCCAAAAATAGAAAAGCCCTATAAGTCAAATGAATGGAAGAAAAAATTATCTCTATGGTTTAGGGGCGTTGATTTATGA
- a CDS encoding OsmC family protein, with product MKLKRKVPEELIFKTFIEWDGERGGKALTGKSQSEILFDTPKIFGGKGRYACPDELFLASLGGCLMNTFLYLAKNYVRYIKDFKIATECEIKLESDAYIVSNIRMNAKLIALEKYAHAIKTFLEAAYEHCHLIQLVRKSTNLELTVEIGKIKKNSF from the coding sequence ATGAAATTGAAGAGAAAAGTTCCAGAAGAGCTTATTTTTAAAACTTTTATTGAATGGGATGGAGAGAGGGGTGGAAAAGCGCTTACAGGAAAATCTCAAAGCGAAATCTTATTTGATACACCGAAAATTTTTGGAGGTAAGGGAAGATATGCTTGTCCTGACGAGCTTTTCCTAGCTTCCCTAGGCGGCTGTTTAATGAATACGTTTCTTTACCTTGCCAAAAATTACGTTCGATATATAAAAGATTTTAAAATAGCTACCGAGTGCGAGATAAAGCTGGAAAGCGATGCATACATTGTAAGCAATATAAGGATGAACGCTAAGCTTATAGCATTAGAAAAATATGCTCACGCAATCAAAACTTTTCTAGAAGCAGCTTATGAGCATTGCCATCTAATCCAGCTTGTTAGAAAATCTACAAATTTAGAACTCACTGTTGAAATAGGAAAGATTAAGAAAAATAGCTTTTAA